AAATCATTAATAAAACAAAAAACTTTAGTTTTATTAATTTAGTTTACATGCTTTCCATATCAGGAGAATTCTTTGGAAAAAATATTGACGGAAAAATTAATAAAAATTTACCGTAAAAGAAAAGTTGTTGATGAAATTAATCTGGAGATTAATAGAGGAGAGGTAGTTGGTTTGCTTGGTTCAAACGGAGCGGGTAAAACCACTACCTTTTATATGATTGTCGGTTTAATACGTCCTGACAAGGGGAAAGTATTTTTTAAAGGAAAAGATATAACTCATAGCCCTATGTACAAGAGGTCAAGGATGGGGTTAGGTTATCTTTCACAGGAGCCATCCATATTTAGAAAACTGTCTGTTCGGGAAAACATCCTGCTGATATTAGAGGCAACAGGGGTTGACCGTATAGAGCGCGAAAAAAGATGTCAAAATATGCTGAAAGAGTTAGAAATATCCCACTTATCAGAATATAAAGGGTACATGCTTTCCGGTGGAGAGCGAAGAAGAGTGGAAATTGCCCGGACTTTAGCCACATCACCCTCATTTATTCTGCTTGATGAGCCATTTACCGGAATTGACCCTATCGCAATCTATGATATTCAGGAAATCATTGGATATCTTAAAGAAAAAGGATTGGGTATACTGGTAACGGATCATAATGTAAGGGAAACTATGAAAATTACTGACCGCACCTATATTATGCATGATGGGAAAATATTAGCCTCAGGGAATCCTTCTGAAGTTGCCAATTCGGAAATCAGCCGGAAGTACTATTTAGGAGAAAGATTCGCGTTGTAAATTGTAAGAAGGTTTACAGTTTTTAGTTTAAAAGAGTAAATATAGATTTTATTCATTTTTTTAACTAATT
Above is a genomic segment from Atribacterota bacterium containing:
- the lptB gene encoding LPS export ABC transporter ATP-binding protein; translation: MEKILTEKLIKIYRKRKVVDEINLEINRGEVVGLLGSNGAGKTTTFYMIVGLIRPDKGKVFFKGKDITHSPMYKRSRMGLGYLSQEPSIFRKLSVRENILLILEATGVDRIEREKRCQNMLKELEISHLSEYKGYMLSGGERRRVEIARTLATSPSFILLDEPFTGIDPIAIYDIQEIIGYLKEKGLGILVTDHNVRETMKITDRTYIMHDGKILASGNPSEVANSEISRKYYLGERFAL